One region of Sphingomonas kaistensis genomic DNA includes:
- the hpf gene encoding ribosome hibernation-promoting factor, HPF/YfiA family, which yields MDIRVSGHQVETGAALQSHVTDRLQGMTDRYFSRATAANVTFGKGPHDHGFTCDIVAPVVNGVVLKANGRAMSAQLAFDGAADKIERQLRRYKSRLRDRKGAEGMGGPGYDASASYTVFAAPPTEEEPSAEHPPVIAETRVDIPTSSVSDAVMMLDLRNTNALMFKNSASGAYNMVYRRDDGSIGWVEPRER from the coding sequence ATGGACATCAGGGTCTCCGGGCATCAGGTCGAGACCGGAGCGGCGCTCCAGAGCCATGTCACCGATCGCCTTCAGGGCATGACCGATCGCTACTTTTCCCGCGCGACCGCCGCCAACGTGACCTTCGGCAAGGGCCCGCACGACCACGGCTTCACCTGCGATATCGTGGCGCCGGTGGTGAATGGCGTGGTGCTCAAGGCCAATGGCCGGGCGATGTCGGCGCAGCTTGCCTTCGATGGCGCGGCCGACAAGATCGAGCGCCAGCTGCGGCGCTACAAGTCGCGGCTGCGCGACCGCAAGGGCGCCGAGGGCATGGGCGGTCCGGGCTATGACGCCTCGGCTTCCTACACCGTCTTCGCGGCACCCCCGACCGAGGAGGAGCCGAGCGCCGAGCACCCGCCGGTGATCGCCGAAACCCGGGTCGACATCCCGACCAGCAGCGTGTCGGACGCGGTGATGATGCTCGACCTGCGCAACACCAACGCACTGATGTTCAAGAACAGCGCCAGCGGCGCCTACAACATGGTGTATCGCCGGGACGACGGAAGCATCGGCTGGGTCGAACCCCGGGAGCGCTAG
- the dnaQ gene encoding DNA polymerase III subunit epsilon has product MREIVFDTETTGVNPAGGDRMVEIGCVELINRCPTGREYHAYFNPERTMPSEAEAVHGLSSIFLSDKPLFGDSCAELLDFIGDAPLIAHNAGFDFGFLNHELQHCGRDPVCLSRMICTLVLARSKHPGAKHSLDALCSRFGVDRTARVKHGALLDAQLLAQVYVELTGGRQIGLSLLAEARREDQINEAAATLARAQRPVRAVRVHAPSLDELAAHAQFIAKMKEPLWASVGVA; this is encoded by the coding sequence ATGCGCGAAATCGTTTTCGATACCGAAACCACCGGGGTCAATCCGGCCGGCGGCGACCGCATGGTCGAGATCGGCTGCGTGGAGCTGATCAATCGCTGCCCGACCGGGCGCGAATATCATGCCTACTTCAATCCCGAACGCACCATGCCGAGCGAAGCCGAAGCGGTGCACGGGCTGAGCAGCATCTTCCTCTCCGACAAGCCGCTGTTCGGGGACTCCTGCGCGGAATTGCTCGACTTCATCGGTGACGCGCCGCTGATCGCCCACAATGCCGGGTTCGACTTCGGATTCCTCAATCACGAGCTCCAGCATTGCGGCCGCGATCCGGTCTGCCTGAGCCGGATGATCTGCACCCTGGTGCTGGCGCGCTCCAAGCATCCCGGCGCCAAGCACAGCCTCGATGCGCTGTGCAGCCGGTTCGGGGTCGATCGCACCGCCCGCGTCAAGCACGGCGCACTGCTCGACGCGCAGCTGCTGGCGCAGGTCTACGTCGAACTTACCGGCGGCCGGCAGATCGGCCTGTCCCTCCTCGCCGAAGCGCGCCGCGAGGACCAGATCAACGAGGCGGCCGCCACGCTGGCCCGTGCCCAGCGTCCGGTGCGTGCCGTCCGTGTGCATGCTCCCTCGCTTGACGAGCTTGCGGCCCATGCCCAGTTCATTGCCAAGATGAAGGAGCCGCTGTGGGCCTCCGTAGGCGTTGCGTGA
- the coaE gene encoding dephospho-CoA kinase (Dephospho-CoA kinase (CoaE) performs the final step in coenzyme A biosynthesis.), whose protein sequence is MKTLALTGSIGMGKSTVAQMFAARGIPVFDADAAVRRLQGPGGRLVPNIEKRFPGTTRDGSVDREALAAAVLGKPEELAALEAIVHPAVHHERTRFIVENGDAPALLFDIPLLFETGGDTVFDQVIVVTAPAEVQRQRVLARPGMTAEKLDHILARQMPDADKRARADHVIDTSISLAETERQVEAILAGLGLGVGA, encoded by the coding sequence ATGAAGACACTCGCGCTCACCGGGTCGATCGGAATGGGCAAGTCCACCGTGGCGCAGATGTTCGCCGCGCGCGGGATTCCGGTGTTCGACGCCGATGCGGCGGTGCGGCGGCTGCAGGGGCCGGGCGGGCGGCTGGTCCCGAACATCGAGAAGCGCTTTCCGGGCACCACCCGCGACGGTTCGGTGGACCGCGAGGCGCTCGCCGCCGCGGTGCTCGGCAAACCCGAAGAGCTGGCGGCGCTGGAAGCCATCGTCCATCCCGCCGTGCATCACGAACGGACCCGCTTCATCGTCGAGAACGGCGACGCCCCAGCGCTGTTGTTCGACATTCCCCTGTTGTTCGAAACCGGCGGCGACACGGTGTTCGACCAGGTGATCGTGGTCACCGCCCCGGCCGAGGTACAGCGCCAGCGCGTTCTGGCCCGGCCGGGCATGACCGCCGAAAAGCTCGATCACATCCTCGCCCGCCAGATGCCGGATGCCGACAAGCGGGCCCGGGCCGACCATGTCATCGACACTTCGATCAGCCTGGCCGAAACCGAGCGGCAAGTGGAGGCGATCCTCGCTGGACTGGGACTGGGCGTCGGCGCATAG
- a CDS encoding shikimate dehydrogenase family protein, with product MTSGVPYAEVIGDPVGHSKSPLIHGFWLEKLGLAGDYRATRVERGDLAAFLAERRRDPLWRGCNVTMPLKEAALPLATRVSEEARLVRATNCLVPAGGGELLAHNTDVDGFREALRSGGALQEPCAGHVATLFSLIGTGGAARAALAELKGAEVTVFGRDEAKAAALSDEFGPGSEIGFASPLDALMAAPSTFDPAFPDCKPNRGEHQRYDHVVVNATSLGMRGCPPLPIRLDRYPANTVVIDMVYDPLDTDLLKEARRLGMIAVDGLVMLIGQAARAFELFYGRPAPRQHDSELRALLTA from the coding sequence ATGACGTCGGGAGTGCCTTATGCCGAGGTGATCGGTGATCCCGTCGGCCATAGCAAGTCGCCGTTGATCCACGGCTTTTGGCTGGAGAAACTGGGGCTTGCCGGCGACTATCGCGCGACGCGGGTGGAGCGGGGCGACCTCGCCGCCTTCCTCGCCGAACGGCGCCGCGACCCGCTCTGGCGGGGGTGCAACGTCACCATGCCGCTGAAGGAAGCCGCACTGCCGCTTGCCACCCGGGTCAGCGAGGAAGCGCGGCTGGTCAGGGCCACCAACTGCCTGGTTCCCGCAGGCGGCGGCGAACTCCTTGCCCATAACACCGATGTCGACGGCTTCCGCGAAGCGCTCCGCTCGGGTGGGGCACTGCAGGAGCCGTGTGCCGGCCATGTCGCGACATTGTTCTCCCTGATCGGCACGGGTGGCGCGGCGCGGGCGGCGCTCGCGGAGCTGAAGGGCGCCGAGGTCACCGTCTTCGGGCGGGACGAGGCCAAGGCCGCGGCCCTTTCCGATGAATTCGGGCCAGGCTCGGAAATCGGCTTCGCAAGCCCTCTCGACGCGCTGATGGCGGCACCGTCCACATTCGATCCCGCCTTTCCCGACTGCAAGCCCAACCGCGGCGAGCATCAGCGCTACGATCATGTCGTCGTGAATGCGACCAGCCTCGGCATGCGCGGCTGCCCGCCGCTGCCGATCCGGCTCGATCGCTATCCCGCCAATACGGTGGTCATCGACATGGTCTATGATCCGCTCGATACCGATCTGCTGAAGGAAGCACGAAGGTTGGGGATGATTGCGGTGGACGGGCTAGTCATGCTGATCGGCCAGGCCGCGCGCGCGTTCGAGCTGTTCTACGGACGGCCGGCCCCGCGCCAGCACGATTCCGAACTCCGCGCGTTGCTGACCGCATGA
- a CDS encoding Maf family protein: MTLILASTSPIRGTLLANAGIAYGAEAPGVDEAAVKAGFADDDAALTIALGEAKAQAVSARHPGALVIGSDSLVSVEGRRFDKPAGRDTAAEHLRSFSGKVMELTSAAVLVEGGQTVWRHAARARLQVRPLSEAFIQSYLDADWPEVSYCVGVFRLEGPGVQLFETIEGDHFTILGLPLLPLLGALRERGALAS, translated from the coding sequence GTGACCCTGATCCTGGCCTCGACCTCGCCGATCCGCGGCACGTTGCTGGCGAATGCCGGCATTGCCTATGGCGCCGAAGCGCCGGGGGTGGACGAGGCGGCGGTGAAGGCGGGCTTCGCCGACGACGATGCGGCACTGACCATAGCGCTCGGCGAAGCCAAGGCCCAAGCGGTGTCCGCGCGGCACCCCGGTGCGCTGGTTATCGGAAGCGACAGCCTGGTCAGCGTCGAGGGCCGCCGCTTCGACAAGCCCGCCGGGCGCGACACCGCCGCCGAGCACCTCCGCTCCTTCTCCGGCAAGGTGATGGAGCTGACCAGCGCGGCGGTGCTGGTCGAGGGCGGACAGACCGTGTGGCGCCACGCCGCGCGCGCCCGCCTCCAGGTCCGGCCGCTGAGCGAGGCGTTCATCCAGTCTTATCTCGACGCGGACTGGCCCGAGGTCAGTTATTGCGTCGGCGTATTCCGGCTCGAGGGGCCGGGGGTGCAGTTGTTCGAGACGATCGAGGGCGACCATTTCACCATCCTCGGCCTGCCGCTGCTGCCGCTGCTCGGCGCCTTGCGCGAACGGGGAGCGCTGGCGTCATGA
- the hemE gene encoding uroporphyrinogen decarboxylase, whose protein sequence is MADQTSGSAIDKPLLAVLRGERRDPPPVWMMRQAGRYLPEYRALRAEKGGFLDMVYDPAAAAEITLQPLRRYPLDAAILFSDILIVPHALGQELTFVAGEGPRLAPPLAQAEMTAFSPRPERFEAIYETVRQVKAQLAPQTTFLGFAGSPWTVATYMVAGEGSREQADARTLAYLDPGKFGAIIAAIEEATVTYLVGQADAGVDAVQLFDSWSGSLAPAEFERWVIAPTARIVSKLRALRPGLTIIGFPKGAGGKLPAYARETGVDALGLDETVDPLWAHASLPAGMPVQGNLDPLALIAGGEALEKAVRRILSALEERPHVFNLGHGIQQTTPLEHVEQLFRLLGKGA, encoded by the coding sequence GTGGCCGACCAGACGTCCGGATCCGCGATCGACAAGCCGCTTCTGGCAGTGCTCCGGGGCGAACGCCGCGACCCGCCGCCGGTCTGGATGATGCGCCAGGCCGGGCGTTACCTGCCCGAATATCGCGCGCTGAGGGCCGAAAAGGGCGGCTTCCTCGACATGGTCTACGATCCCGCCGCCGCGGCCGAGATCACGCTCCAGCCGCTGCGTCGCTATCCGCTCGACGCCGCAATCCTGTTTTCCGACATCCTGATCGTCCCCCATGCCCTGGGGCAGGAGCTGACCTTCGTGGCCGGCGAGGGCCCGCGCCTCGCCCCGCCGCTGGCCCAGGCCGAGATGACGGCCTTCAGCCCGCGTCCTGAGCGCTTCGAGGCGATCTACGAAACCGTCAGGCAGGTGAAGGCCCAACTGGCCCCCCAGACCACCTTTCTGGGCTTTGCAGGGTCGCCCTGGACGGTCGCCACCTACATGGTCGCCGGCGAAGGCAGCCGCGAACAGGCCGACGCCCGCACCCTCGCCTATCTCGACCCCGGCAAGTTCGGCGCGATCATCGCCGCGATCGAGGAAGCCACCGTCACCTACCTCGTCGGCCAGGCCGATGCCGGGGTCGACGCCGTGCAATTGTTCGACAGCTGGTCGGGCAGCCTCGCCCCGGCCGAATTCGAACGCTGGGTGATCGCGCCGACCGCGCGGATCGTGTCGAAGCTTCGGGCGCTGCGTCCCGGCCTCACCATCATCGGTTTCCCCAAGGGCGCCGGCGGCAAGCTTCCGGCCTATGCGCGGGAAACCGGGGTCGATGCGCTCGGCCTCGACGAGACGGTGGATCCGTTGTGGGCCCACGCCAGCCTGCCCGCCGGAATGCCGGTCCAGGGCAATCTCGACCCGCTTGCGCTGATCGCCGGCGGCGAGGCGCTGGAGAAAGCGGTGCGGCGGATCCTGTCGGCGCTGGAAGAGCGTCCCCACGTCTTCAACCTCGGTCACGGAATTCAGCAGACCACGCCGCTGGAACATGTAGAGCAGCTGTTCCGGCTGCTTGGAAAGGGCGCCTGA
- a CDS encoding CopD family protein, translating into MLDSAIGFLGNAYPWVKAAHLTFVVFWIAGLFLLPRFYVYHHATAPGSAEDRAWVDRERRTRSIILGPALVIVWVLGLALAVHIGAWNQGWFHAKLLLVVLLSGFQGWLGAYGRKLARGDRPLENKTLRIMNEIPGIMTAVIVVLVIVKPF; encoded by the coding sequence ATGCTCGACAGCGCGATCGGCTTCCTCGGCAATGCCTATCCGTGGGTGAAGGCCGCCCACCTCACCTTCGTGGTCTTCTGGATCGCCGGCCTGTTCCTGCTGCCCCGCTTCTACGTCTACCACCATGCGACCGCACCCGGCTCCGCCGAGGATCGCGCCTGGGTCGATCGCGAGCGCCGGACCCGCTCGATCATCCTCGGGCCGGCGTTGGTCATCGTGTGGGTTCTGGGCCTCGCGCTGGCGGTGCACATCGGCGCCTGGAACCAGGGCTGGTTCCACGCCAAGCTGCTGCTGGTGGTGCTGCTGAGCGGCTTCCAGGGCTGGCTCGGCGCCTATGGCCGCAAGCTGGCGCGCGGCGACCGCCCGCTGGAGAACAAGACGCTGCGGATCATGAACGAGATTCCCGGCATCATGACCGCCGTCATCGTCGTCCTGGTGATCGTCAAACCGTTCTGA
- the rho gene encoding transcription termination factor Rho, with the protein MHLKDLKQKTPAQLVAQAEEMGIEGASTLRKQDLLFSILKVRAETGAEIMGSGTIEVLNDGFGFLRSAEANYLAGPDDIYVTPQLVRRFGLRTGDTVEGEIRAPKDGERYFALSRITSINFDEPDAVRHRVNFDNLTPLYPDSKLKLDTLDPTIKDKSARVIDIVSPLGKGQRALIVAPPRTGKTVLLQNIARAITDNNPEVFLIVLLIDERPEEVTDMQRSVKGEVVSSTFDEPAQRHVQVAEMVIEKAKRLVEHKKDVVILLDSITRLGRAYNTVVPSSGKVLTGGVDANALQRPKRFFGAARNIEEGGSLSIIATALIDTGSKMDEVIFEEFKGTGNSEIVLDRKVADKRIFPALDVGKSGTRKEELLVPQNTLTKMWVLRRILMQMGTIDAMQFLLDKMRDAKSNEDFFASMNQ; encoded by the coding sequence ATGCATCTCAAGGACCTCAAGCAGAAGACCCCCGCCCAACTCGTCGCGCAGGCGGAAGAGATGGGGATCGAGGGCGCGTCGACGCTGCGCAAGCAGGACCTCCTTTTCTCCATCCTCAAGGTCCGCGCCGAAACCGGCGCCGAGATCATGGGGAGCGGCACCATCGAGGTGCTCAACGACGGCTTCGGCTTCCTCCGCAGCGCCGAGGCGAATTATCTCGCCGGCCCGGACGACATCTACGTGACGCCGCAGCTGGTTCGCCGGTTCGGCCTGCGTACCGGTGACACGGTCGAGGGCGAGATCCGCGCGCCCAAGGACGGCGAGCGTTATTTCGCGCTGAGCCGCATTACCTCGATCAATTTCGACGAGCCCGACGCCGTCCGCCACCGGGTCAATTTCGACAATCTGACGCCGCTCTATCCGGACTCGAAGCTCAAGCTCGACACGCTCGACCCGACCATCAAGGACAAGTCGGCGCGGGTAATCGACATCGTCTCGCCGCTCGGCAAGGGACAGCGCGCGCTGATCGTCGCCCCGCCGCGGACCGGCAAGACCGTCCTGCTGCAGAACATCGCCCGCGCGATCACCGACAATAATCCCGAGGTCTTCCTGATCGTCCTGCTGATCGACGAGCGGCCCGAGGAAGTCACCGACATGCAGCGCAGCGTGAAGGGCGAGGTCGTTTCTTCGACCTTCGACGAGCCCGCGCAGCGTCACGTCCAGGTCGCCGAAATGGTGATCGAAAAGGCCAAGCGCCTGGTCGAGCACAAGAAGGATGTCGTCATCCTGCTCGACTCGATCACCCGCCTTGGCCGCGCCTACAACACCGTGGTGCCAAGCTCGGGCAAGGTGCTGACCGGCGGTGTCGACGCCAATGCCCTGCAGCGTCCCAAGCGCTTCTTCGGTGCCGCCCGCAACATCGAGGAAGGCGGTTCGCTGTCGATCATCGCCACCGCGCTGATCGACACCGGCTCCAAGATGGACGAGGTCATCTTCGAAGAGTTCAAGGGCACCGGTAACAGCGAAATCGTGCTCGACCGCAAGGTCGCCGACAAGCGCATCTTCCCGGCGCTCGACGTCGGCAAGAGCGGCACCCGCAAGGAAGAGCTGCTGGTCCCGCAGAACACGCTCACCAAGATGTGGGTGCTGCGCCGGATCCTGATGCAGATGGGCACCATCGACGCGATGCAGTTCCTGCTCGACAAGATGCGCGACGCCAAGAGCAACGAAGACTTCTTCGCCTCGATGAACCAGTAA
- a CDS encoding YjbE family putative metal transport protein (Members of this highly hydrophobic protein family,regularly are found preceded by the yybP-ykoY manganese riboswitch (see RF00080). A metal cation transport function is proposed.), with protein sequence MFETLLAAVSAAPAGFGGPADIWASIVKDFSNITEPAAFAAFLQVLMIDLVLAGDNAIVVGALAAGLPAEQRKKVILIGVLAALVLRIFFALIVTQLLQIVGLILIGGVLLLWVAWKMWRELRHTGESGGSPEVTGDEHSGLRPAKSFAGAAWAVAVADVSMSLDNVLAVAGAARDHPGIMIVGLIFAVALMGLAANVIARYIERYRWIAYVGLAVILYVALKMIYDGWIDPQVGLGRLFG encoded by the coding sequence TTGTTCGAGACTCTTCTTGCCGCGGTGTCCGCCGCTCCTGCAGGCTTCGGCGGACCCGCCGATATTTGGGCGTCGATTGTCAAGGATTTCAGCAACATCACGGAGCCGGCGGCATTCGCCGCCTTCCTGCAGGTGCTGATGATCGACCTCGTGCTGGCCGGGGACAATGCGATCGTGGTCGGCGCGCTGGCAGCCGGCCTGCCGGCGGAGCAGCGCAAGAAGGTCATCCTGATCGGCGTCCTTGCCGCCCTCGTCCTGCGGATCTTCTTCGCCCTGATCGTGACCCAGCTGCTGCAGATCGTGGGTCTTATCCTGATCGGTGGCGTGCTTCTGCTCTGGGTGGCCTGGAAGATGTGGCGCGAGCTTCGTCATACCGGTGAGAGCGGCGGAAGCCCCGAAGTCACCGGTGACGAACATAGCGGACTGCGTCCCGCCAAGAGCTTCGCCGGCGCTGCCTGGGCCGTCGCCGTTGCCGACGTGTCCATGAGCCTCGACAACGTGCTCGCCGTCGCTGGCGCTGCTCGCGATCATCCGGGAATCATGATCGTCGGCCTGATCTTCGCGGTGGCCCTGATGGGTCTCGCCGCAAACGTCATCGCCCGGTACATCGAACGCTATCGCTGGATTGCCTATGTCGGCCTCGCCGTCATCCTCTACGTTGCGTTGAAGATGATCTACGACGGCTGGATCGATCCTCAGGTCGGGCTCGGACGACTGTTCGGCTGA
- the mnmE gene encoding tRNA uridine-5-carboxymethylaminomethyl(34) synthesis GTPase MnmE, whose product MTSDTIFALSSGALPAAIAIVRISGPRAEEAAVRLAGTLPPPRQASLRRLTSEAGDLLDEALVLCFFAPHTATGEALVELHLHGGRAVVTRVLRELAGMPGLREAEPGEFTRRALLNGRLDLTEAEGLADLLSAETEWQRRAALDSAGGAIRRQVEAWRSRLVIMSAQAEAAIDYVGDEDETALDLDRLSRETEELLSEWRDWLDRPPAEMLQQGLKVVLAGPPNSGKSSLFNALAGADKAIVTPIPGTTRDTLEARIDLDGIPLTLVDTAGLRPTSDEVEQIGVERALDAQTVADILLWLGDPQEAPQHRSLLLIHSRADERGSAPPGSVPASVRSRDGLKTLEAALRAAAAKALPPVDLSLMNRRQRGALLEASATWRNDLTDDAVIVAERLRQALAAIDRLSGRAGTEDVLDTLFARFCLGK is encoded by the coding sequence GTGACCAGCGACACCATCTTCGCGCTTTCGAGCGGCGCCCTGCCCGCCGCCATCGCTATCGTGCGGATCAGCGGACCGCGCGCCGAGGAAGCAGCGGTCCGGCTTGCGGGCACCCTCCCGCCGCCGCGCCAGGCCTCCCTGCGCCGCCTGACGAGCGAGGCCGGCGACCTGCTCGACGAGGCTTTGGTGCTGTGCTTTTTCGCGCCGCACACCGCGACCGGCGAGGCGCTGGTCGAACTCCACCTCCACGGGGGGCGCGCGGTGGTTACTCGGGTGCTCCGAGAGCTCGCCGGCATGCCGGGATTGCGCGAAGCGGAGCCGGGCGAATTCACCCGCCGCGCGCTCCTCAACGGCCGTCTCGACCTCACCGAGGCCGAGGGTCTTGCCGATTTGTTGAGTGCCGAAACCGAATGGCAGCGCCGCGCCGCATTGGACAGCGCGGGCGGCGCGATCCGGCGTCAGGTGGAAGCGTGGCGGAGCCGCCTCGTCATCATGTCGGCGCAGGCCGAGGCCGCGATCGACTATGTCGGCGACGAGGACGAAACCGCGCTCGATCTCGATCGCCTGTCGCGGGAAACCGAGGAGCTGCTGTCAGAGTGGCGCGATTGGCTGGACCGGCCACCAGCCGAAATGTTGCAGCAGGGCCTGAAAGTCGTCCTCGCCGGGCCCCCGAATAGTGGGAAGTCCTCGCTCTTCAATGCGTTAGCGGGCGCGGACAAGGCCATCGTCACGCCCATCCCCGGCACGACGCGCGACACGCTGGAAGCGCGGATCGACCTCGACGGCATTCCGCTGACATTGGTCGATACCGCCGGCCTCCGCCCCACCTCCGACGAGGTCGAGCAGATCGGAGTCGAGCGGGCGCTGGATGCGCAAACCGTCGCCGACATTCTGCTTTGGCTCGGCGATCCACAAGAAGCACCGCAGCACCGTTCGCTTCTCTTGATCCATTCGCGGGCGGACGAGCGCGGAAGCGCGCCGCCAGGCAGTGTGCCAGCATCAGTGCGCAGTCGGGATGGCCTCAAAACACTTGAAGCCGCCTTGCGCGCTGCGGCGGCGAAAGCCCTGCCGCCTGTGGATTTGTCGTTGATGAACCGTCGGCAGAGAGGAGCTCTACTGGAAGCCAGCGCTACGTGGAGAAACGATCTTACCGACGACGCTGTCATTGTTGCCGAACGACTTCGCCAAGCCCTTGCAGCGATCGATCGCTTATCGGGAAGAGCTGGCACCGAAGATGTCCTCGACACGCTGTTTGCACGCTTTTGCTTGGGCAAATGA
- the mnmG gene encoding tRNA uridine-5-carboxymethylaminomethyl(34) synthesis enzyme MnmG has protein sequence MFDVIVIGAGHAGSEAAAASARSGARTALLSFRNGDAGQMSCNPSIGGVGKGHLVRELDVFDGLMARAADASAIHRRMLNRSKGPAVWGPRVQADRALYQGAIESLLGTLPIERIQGEAIALHVEASRVVGVTLADGTRLEAHAIVIATGTFLDARIFVGEQREAAGRAGERASQRLAAQVRELGLAARRLKTGTPPRLDGRTINWARLEEQPSDQADWAFSAYPDRSPSPPQLRCAITRTTSATHDIIRGAEERSPLYSGIIEGRGPRYCPSIEDKVRRFGDRDGHQIFLEPEGLGDPLVYPNGISTSMPLDVQQAFVRSIPGLERAAIVRPGYAVEYEHVDPRRLGSDLQTRDLAGLYLAGQINGTTGYEEAAAQGLVAGLNAARYATNREPVSFDRTSSYIGVMIDDLTLQGVTEPYRMMTARAEFRLHLRADNAVSRLGADALATDALSPERARAIRQHLDDRARPAFAATEEGAADALYAPYIERQRREWSAVDRSRSVRIPGGINFHDLAGLSTEMAERLETARPETLDQASRIPGITPAALTALYVGTLRSAA, from the coding sequence ATGTTCGACGTAATTGTCATTGGCGCAGGCCACGCGGGAAGCGAGGCGGCCGCGGCTTCGGCGCGCTCCGGCGCCCGTACCGCGTTGCTGAGCTTCCGCAATGGCGATGCCGGACAGATGAGTTGCAACCCGTCCATCGGCGGCGTTGGCAAAGGCCATCTGGTCCGCGAACTCGATGTCTTTGACGGCTTGATGGCGCGGGCTGCCGACGCGTCGGCAATCCACCGCCGTATGCTCAACCGCAGCAAGGGCCCCGCAGTATGGGGGCCTCGCGTCCAGGCCGACCGGGCCCTGTACCAGGGCGCGATCGAGAGCCTCCTCGGGACCCTCCCGATCGAACGGATCCAGGGCGAGGCTATTGCGCTGCACGTCGAAGCATCCCGCGTCGTGGGCGTGACGCTTGCCGACGGCACCCGCCTTGAAGCCCACGCCATCGTCATTGCGACCGGTACTTTCCTCGACGCCCGCATTTTTGTCGGCGAACAGAGGGAGGCTGCGGGGCGGGCTGGCGAACGAGCAAGCCAGCGGCTGGCCGCGCAGGTGCGTGAACTCGGGCTCGCCGCAAGGCGCTTAAAGACCGGCACCCCTCCCCGCCTCGACGGTCGAACGATCAACTGGGCACGGCTTGAGGAGCAGCCGAGCGATCAGGCGGACTGGGCATTCTCCGCCTATCCCGACCGAAGCCCTTCTCCGCCGCAACTGCGCTGCGCGATCACTCGGACCACGAGTGCGACCCACGACATCATTCGCGGTGCCGAGGAGCGGTCACCGCTTTATTCGGGGATCATCGAGGGACGCGGTCCGCGTTATTGTCCGTCGATCGAAGACAAGGTGCGACGCTTCGGCGATCGCGACGGGCATCAGATTTTCCTTGAGCCAGAAGGGCTCGGCGACCCGCTCGTCTACCCGAACGGCATTTCTACCTCGATGCCGCTCGACGTCCAGCAGGCCTTCGTGCGGTCGATCCCCGGCCTCGAGCGCGCGGCGATCGTGCGCCCGGGTTATGCGGTCGAATATGAGCATGTCGACCCACGCCGGTTGGGAAGTGACCTGCAGACCCGCGACCTGGCTGGCCTGTATCTGGCTGGACAGATCAATGGCACGACCGGCTATGAGGAGGCGGCCGCACAGGGCCTCGTCGCGGGATTGAATGCGGCCCGCTACGCCACCAACCGGGAGCCTGTCTCGTTCGATCGTACGAGCAGCTACATCGGCGTGATGATCGATGACCTGACGCTCCAGGGCGTCACCGAGCCTTACCGGATGATGACCGCCCGCGCCGAATTCCGGCTGCATCTGCGTGCCGACAATGCCGTTTCGCGCCTTGGGGCAGATGCCCTGGCGACCGATGCGCTCTCGCCCGAACGAGCCCGCGCTATCCGGCAGCATCTCGACGATCGTGCGAGGCCGGCATTCGCCGCAACCGAGGAGGGTGCAGCCGACGCGCTTTATGCGCCTTACATTGAGCGCCAGCGACGGGAATGGAGCGCCGTCGACCGCAGCCGGTCGGTACGAATCCCTGGCGGAATCAATTTTCACGATTTGGCCGGCTTGTCGACGGAAATGGCCGAGCGCCTCGAGACTGCTCGCCCTGAGACACTGGATCAGGCCTCGCGCATTCCGGGCATTACCCCGGCCGCCCTCACGGCGCTCTACGTCGGCACACTCCGCTCCGCCGCATGA